The Helianthus annuus cultivar XRQ/B chromosome 16, HanXRQr2.0-SUNRISE, whole genome shotgun sequence genome includes a window with the following:
- the LOC110915684 gene encoding cyclic dof factor 1-like: MTDPGIILFGKKIGFPETPHTTSSSNAVTEKGCLIDEEGMSESLGGDPMNMQPRILKKPDKILPCPRCDSMNTKFCYFNNSNVNQPRYFCKSCQRYWTAGGTMRSMPVGAGRRKKKAPPPTHCRYVISQEAFESEAVVANHIEFAPDSEGISPKVLSFGQNSPCFGADVSGKESRDDCSSSSGVENIHDNTGFHSHFHWIPGASWPYNPWNAPTPTPTPIPMPIPMSIPPMYPPGYPQIPMYPPPYWSSVSWLPPTDSILGKHPTDGEADGSHEELKKQKNSILTPKTLRIDDLDEAAKSSIWATLGIKNEHSGRGDLFKAFQSKGNDKKKSKATEPSPVLQANPAAFSRSLCFQERA; this comes from the coding sequence ATGACCGATCCCGGTATCATTTTGTTTGGCAAGAAGATCGGTTTTCCAGAAACCCCCCACACGACGAGCTCCTCGAACGCAGTTACGGAGAAAGGGTGTTTGATAGATGAAGAGGGTATGTCGGAAAGCCTCGGTGGTGATCCGATGAATATGCAACCGAGAATTTTGAAAAAACCGGACAAGATTCTCCCTTGCCCGCGGTGTGACAGTATGAACACAAAGTTTTGTTACTTTAACAACTCGAACGTCAACCAGCCTCGCTATTTTTGCAAGAGTTGTCAGAGGTATTGGACGGCGGGAGGCACCATGAGAAGCATGCCGGTCGGGGCAGGTCGTAGGAAGAAAAAGGCCCCGCCACCTACGCATTGTCGGTATGTAATCTCTCAAGAGGCTTTCGAATCAGAAGCAGTAGTAGCAAATCATATCGAGTTTGCTCCTGATTCCGAGGGGATTTCACCCAAAGTCCTTTCTTTCGGTCAAAATTCACCGTGTTTTGGAGCGGATGTAAGTGGGAAAGAAAGCCGAGACGATTGTTCTTCCAGTTCAGGAGTTGAGAACATACACGACAACACCGGATtccattcccatttccattggaTTCCGGGGGCTTCATGGCCGTATAACCCATGGAACGCACCCACACCCACACCCACGCCAATTCCGATGCCAATTCCTATGTCGATTCCACCCATGTACCCTCCGGGATACCCTCAAATTCCGATGTATCCTCCACCTTACTGGAGCTCGGTTTCTTGGTTACCACCCACCGATTCCATCTTAGGAAAGCATCCAACAGACGGTGAAGCAGACGGTTCACACGAGGAGTTGAAGAAACAGAAGAATTCAATTCTGACTCCAAAGACACTTAGAATAGACGATCTGGATGAGGCTGCAAAGAGTTCAATATGGGCTACACTTGGAATCAAGAACGAACACAGCGGCAGAGGCGATCTATTCAAGGCGTTCCAATCAAAAGGAAACGATAAAAAGAAAAGTAAAGCCACCGAACCGAGTCCTGTGTTACAAGCGAATCCTGCCGCTTTCTCAAGATCACTTTGCTTTCAGGAAAGGGCCTAA
- the LOC110915685 gene encoding uncharacterized protein LOC110915685: protein MNPRTKNKRRSHSSSPTRNHRTTTTSSGPAPISTPSATLVDTQFVTEDDELTYFRDLTISPSDKFSNPRSFPYAVKQQCWEKAEKIKGRDPDRWRRDPLGNTIFRKLVGCPGCLCHDYDHIVPYSKGGQSTLENCQVLQATVNRSKGNRTEMSRADLIQKSSYCRVSGRDMDLLELAAYGNVRRGQDSGGCTMQ, encoded by the exons ATGAACCCAAGAACCAAAAATAAACGAAGGAGCCACTCATCATCTCCTACAAGAaaccaccgcaccaccaccacctcatctGGACCGGCACCAATATCCACTCCCTCCGCCACACTTGTCGACACCCAATTCGTCACTGAAGACGACGAACTTACTTACTTCCGCGACCTTACTATCTCTCCATCTGACAAATTCTCAAACCCCAGAAGCTTCCCCTACGCTGTTAAGCAACAGTGCTGGGAGAAAGCTGAGAAGATCAAAGGACGTGACCCTGACCGCTGGCGTCGAGACCCACTCGGCAACACCATTTTCCGTAAGCTCGTTGGATGTCCTGGTTGTCTTTGCCATGATTACGACCACATTGTTCCTTACTCTAAG GGCGGGCAAAGCACACTGGAAAATTGTCAGGTTTTACAG GCGACAGTTAATCGATCAAAAGGGAACCGTACTGAGATGTCTCGAGCTGATCTTATTCAGAAAAGCTCCTACTGCAGAGTTTCAG GGCGTGACATGGATCTTCTTGAATTGGCGGCCTATGGCAATGTTCGCAGAGGACAAGATTCTGGTGGATGTACCATGCAATGA